From one Aeropyrum camini SY1 = JCM 12091 genomic stretch:
- a CDS encoding GNAT family N-acetyltransferase, whose protein sequence is MYERGVHVRPPRPGDKGVLAELIYRFYMLNEEFDPLWTLRDDAREAAAEEAEKIVSGGNGDIVLVAEAGEEVVGFIRGYIREMPLLANGRVAVVKEIYVKPQARRIGLGTLLIERFSEEARKLGARAVAGEFPAQNAIAHRFYERLGFRSFMHTMIREV, encoded by the coding sequence GTGTATGAGAGGGGCGTCCACGTCAGACCGCCTAGACCGGGCGACAAGGGGGTGCTGGCCGAGCTTATATACCGTTTTTACATGTTAAACGAGGAGTTCGACCCTCTCTGGACCCTTAGGGACGACGCCAGGGAGGCTGCGGCGGAGGAGGCGGAGAAGATTGTGTCGGGAGGTAACGGTGATATAGTATTGGTTGCAGAGGCGGGGGAGGAAGTGGTGGGATTCATAAGGGGCTATATAAGGGAGATGCCGCTTCTAGCAAACGGTAGGGTAGCAGTTGTTAAGGAGATCTACGTGAAGCCCCAGGCCAGGAGGATCGGGCTAGGCACGCTCCTTATAGAGAGGTTCTCCGAGGAGGCCAGAAAGCTGGGCGCCCGTGCTGTAGCCGGGGAGTTTCCCGCCCAGAACGCCATAGCCCACAGGTTTTACGAGAGGCTGGGGTTCAGAAGCTTTATGCACACCATGATAAGGGAGGTGTGA
- a CDS encoding V-type ATP synthase subunit E, with protein MARIQGDPRRFAETVLEKPFEDALARVEEAREAGLKLVEEAYKSALSAARKRLEARVEEARERLHGLKSKADLEVRTEAERVKDELVSRLMQEALAEFRRRKAGMESYRRYVERVLESAGKESGGSIAKVLCAPEDKELVEEILGRLGLGGAVVETLEGIYGGVIVELEDGARLDYTVNNIIAAEEPRLRRSVKRALFET; from the coding sequence TTGGCCAGGATTCAGGGTGATCCTAGGAGGTTTGCTGAGACTGTTCTCGAGAAGCCGTTTGAGGATGCCTTGGCTAGGGTAGAGGAGGCTCGTGAGGCGGGTTTGAAGCTTGTTGAGGAGGCTTACAAGTCTGCCCTTTCGGCCGCGAGGAAGAGGCTAGAGGCGAGGGTTGAGGAGGCTCGTGAGAGGCTACACGGGCTCAAGTCTAAGGCCGACCTTGAGGTTAGAACCGAGGCTGAGAGGGTTAAGGACGAGCTGGTGTCGAGGCTCATGCAAGAGGCTTTGGCCGAGTTCAGGAGGAGGAAGGCTGGTATGGAGAGTTACAGGCGGTATGTTGAGAGGGTGTTGGAGAGCGCTGGAAAGGAGTCTGGAGGCTCTATAGCTAAGGTGCTATGTGCTCCGGAGGATAAGGAGCTTGTGGAAGAAATCCTGGGGAGGCTGGGGCTGGGGGGAGCTGTGGTTGAGACGCTCGAGGGTATATACGGAGGCGTCATAGTCGAGCTTGAGGACGGCGCGAGGCTGGACTATACTGTTAATAATATTATCGCTGCAGAGGAGCCTAGGCTAAGGAGGTCAGTGAAGAGGGCTCTATTCGAAACTTAA
- a CDS encoding NAD(P)-dependent malic enzyme — MAGDDGSGSIDSDRIIEVYRRYAGKIEVMPKVPVSSVGDFAIWYTPGVAEASIRINKDPDESFELTSRWNMVAIVTDATRVLGLGSLKPEAAYPVMEGKALIFKLFGGVDAVPIVHRRREPGAFASLVKDLEPSFGGVNLEDIESPKCFYLLDFLRMELEIPVWHDDQQGTAAASLAGLINAFKIVGKNLRESRIVLLGAGAANIALYRFLKAYGVNPRNIVVVDSRGVLHPEREDMDRLLFSNRYKYEIALETEGGGLRPGSGVEEALKGADALVAASRPGPGVVKKEWIRGMSRDPIVFALANPTPEIWPWEAREAGARVVATGRSDLPNQVNNALVFPGVFRGALDARSRAITDGMAIAAAEEIARYTEEELGLDEERILPPITDWQVHYRVAAAVAWAASREKVARKPRTYRQELENARAIVESSRRKYEALLSAGLIERLV, encoded by the coding sequence ATGGCGGGCGACGACGGCTCCGGCAGCATAGATAGCGATAGGATTATAGAGGTATATAGGAGGTACGCTGGCAAGATTGAGGTTATGCCTAAAGTCCCGGTGTCGAGCGTGGGGGACTTCGCCATATGGTATACTCCGGGGGTGGCGGAGGCCAGCATCAGGATAAATAAGGATCCGGACGAGAGCTTCGAGCTGACGAGCAGGTGGAACATGGTTGCTATAGTGACTGACGCCACGAGGGTCCTGGGGCTGGGCAGTCTGAAGCCTGAGGCAGCATACCCAGTGATGGAGGGTAAGGCGCTGATATTCAAGCTGTTCGGCGGTGTTGACGCGGTGCCGATAGTCCATAGGCGCCGGGAGCCTGGTGCTTTCGCGAGTCTTGTAAAGGATCTGGAGCCCAGCTTCGGCGGCGTCAACCTTGAGGACATAGAGAGTCCCAAGTGCTTCTACCTCCTAGACTTCCTTAGGATGGAGCTGGAGATCCCTGTATGGCACGACGACCAGCAGGGTACTGCTGCTGCGAGCCTGGCGGGGCTCATAAACGCGTTTAAGATTGTGGGCAAGAACCTCAGGGAGTCTAGGATAGTGCTGCTGGGGGCGGGGGCCGCCAACATAGCCCTCTACCGTTTCCTCAAAGCCTATGGAGTCAATCCTAGGAACATCGTGGTTGTGGACAGCAGGGGGGTTCTACACCCGGAGAGGGAGGATATGGACAGGCTGCTCTTCTCAAACAGATACAAGTACGAGATAGCCCTCGAGACCGAGGGAGGGGGGCTGAGGCCGGGGAGCGGTGTTGAGGAGGCGCTCAAGGGGGCCGACGCCCTCGTCGCTGCATCCAGACCGGGGCCAGGGGTTGTTAAGAAGGAGTGGATAAGGGGGATGTCGAGAGATCCCATAGTGTTTGCCCTTGCAAACCCAACCCCGGAGATATGGCCGTGGGAAGCCCGGGAGGCTGGCGCGAGGGTTGTAGCGACGGGGAGGAGCGACCTGCCAAACCAGGTCAACAACGCCCTGGTATTCCCAGGAGTTTTCAGGGGCGCTCTTGACGCGCGGTCCCGGGCTATAACGGATGGCATGGCGATAGCCGCTGCGGAGGAGATAGCCAGGTATACGGAGGAGGAGCTGGGCCTAGACGAGGAGAGGATACTACCCCCCATTACAGACTGGCAGGTGCACTATAGGGTGGCGGCCGCCGTCGCATGGGCCGCTAGCAGGGAGAAGGTCGCCAGAAAACCCCGAACCTACCGGCAGGAGCTTGAGAACGCGAGGGCTATAGTGGAGTCTTCCAGGAGGAAGTATGAAGCCCTGCTCTCGGCCGGCCTAATAGAGAGGCTCGTATAA
- a CDS encoding ATP synthase subunit A, with product MSGAQMYEMVYVGEDRLIGEITRIRGDRAFIQVYESTSGLRPGEPVVGTGAPLSVELGPGLLGTIYDGVQRPLPIIAERVAEVDPRRRMFVERGVQAPPLPRDKKFHFKPEPLKEGDKVEGGDALGRVPETSLIEHVVMVPPGIRGRLKWLAGEGDYSVEDTIAVVERDGRDVEIRMHQRWPVRIPRPFKEKLEPQLPLITGVRIIDTFFPMAKGGTGAVPGGFGTGKTVTLHSLAQWSEARVVIYIGCGERGNEMTEVLERFPKYKDPWTGKPLMDRTVLIANTSNMPVAAREASIYVGITIAEYYRDMGYDVLLVADSTSRWAEALREIAGRLEEMPAEEGYPSYLASRLAEFYERAGRVKALGSPERNGSVTVVGAVSPPGGDFSEPVTSHTTRFIRVFWALDTKLAYSRHYPAINWLMSYSAYVDLVTQWWHENVDKRWREYRDEAMDILLRESELQEIVRLVGTEGLDEKDKMVLETARLIKDGFLKQNAFDPIDAFSTPQKQFRLLKMIMDIHRKSLELIERGVTTQQILQALGRLYIDIVKAKFTIPNDQLEKIDEIRDRALKTLEQLGST from the coding sequence ATGAGCGGCGCTCAGATGTATGAGATGGTCTATGTTGGCGAGGACAGGCTTATAGGTGAGATAACGAGGATTAGGGGGGATAGGGCTTTCATACAGGTCTACGAGTCCACCAGCGGCCTAAGGCCTGGGGAGCCTGTCGTCGGCACCGGCGCCCCCCTGAGCGTGGAACTCGGCCCGGGACTCCTTGGCACTATATACGACGGTGTCCAGAGGCCCCTACCCATAATCGCCGAGAGGGTGGCCGAGGTAGATCCTAGGAGGAGGATGTTCGTCGAGAGGGGAGTACAGGCGCCTCCCCTCCCGAGGGATAAGAAGTTCCACTTCAAGCCGGAGCCGCTGAAGGAGGGTGATAAGGTCGAGGGGGGCGACGCCCTTGGTAGGGTGCCGGAGACTAGCCTGATAGAGCACGTAGTCATGGTGCCCCCAGGCATCAGAGGGAGGCTCAAGTGGCTCGCGGGCGAGGGCGACTATAGTGTTGAGGACACGATAGCGGTGGTCGAGAGGGACGGTAGAGATGTTGAGATTAGGATGCACCAAAGGTGGCCCGTCCGTATACCCAGGCCCTTCAAGGAGAAGCTAGAGCCCCAGCTCCCTCTGATAACGGGTGTTAGGATTATAGACACCTTCTTCCCCATGGCGAAGGGCGGTACTGGCGCTGTTCCCGGAGGGTTCGGCACGGGGAAGACGGTGACCCTCCACTCGCTTGCCCAGTGGAGCGAGGCGAGGGTTGTCATATATATAGGCTGTGGGGAGCGGGGCAACGAGATGACCGAGGTCCTAGAGAGGTTCCCCAAGTATAAGGACCCGTGGACCGGGAAGCCCCTCATGGATAGGACGGTGCTCATAGCAAACACGAGCAACATGCCCGTGGCCGCTAGGGAGGCCAGCATCTACGTGGGCATAACGATAGCAGAGTACTATAGGGACATGGGCTATGACGTCCTGCTTGTAGCAGACTCTACAAGCAGGTGGGCGGAGGCGCTGAGGGAGATAGCAGGCCGTCTCGAGGAGATGCCAGCGGAGGAGGGCTACCCGAGCTATCTCGCCTCGAGGCTGGCGGAGTTCTACGAGAGGGCGGGCAGGGTCAAGGCTCTAGGCTCCCCCGAGAGGAACGGTAGCGTGACGGTGGTTGGCGCTGTTAGTCCGCCGGGCGGGGACTTCAGCGAGCCAGTGACGAGCCACACAACGAGGTTCATAAGGGTGTTCTGGGCTCTTGACACGAAGCTGGCATACAGCAGGCACTACCCGGCAATCAACTGGCTCATGAGCTACAGCGCCTACGTCGACCTCGTCACCCAGTGGTGGCACGAGAATGTTGATAAGAGGTGGAGGGAGTATAGGGACGAGGCTATGGATATACTCCTGAGGGAGAGCGAGCTCCAGGAGATAGTCAGGCTGGTGGGTACAGAGGGGCTGGACGAGAAGGATAAGATGGTTCTTGAGACGGCTAGGCTTATTAAAGACGGTTTCCTAAAGCAGAACGCCTTCGACCCCATAGACGCTTTCTCCACGCCGCAGAAGCAGTTCAGGCTGCTTAAGATGATAATGGATATACACAGGAAGAGCCTGGAGCTGATTGAGAGGGGCGTCACGACGCAGCAGATACTCCAGGCCCTTGGCAGGCTCTACATAGACATTGTTAAGGCGAAGTTCACGATACCGAACGACCAGCTGGAGAAGATAGACGAGATAAGGGATAGGGCGCTGAAGACGCTGGAGCAGCTCGGCTCCACCTAG
- the pyrH gene encoding UMP kinase gives MEAVVVKVSGGLVHPPRLEYLTRLRNVLWGLGEAGYSVAVVVGGGGLARSYIDVLRRAGVGEALLDEMGIESSRLNASLISKLLYPRSFPYPLASLREVIEAHMSGLIPVSGGFQPGQSTNAVAAVVAEALGASMLLNCLNGVEGVYSDEPSRPGARLLRRLTYSQLESIIERVSSQEAGSYTLWDKVALGVARRSGLRIAFFDCRDPANIWRALKGEIGSIVEGG, from the coding sequence GTGGAGGCTGTCGTCGTCAAGGTTAGCGGGGGCTTGGTGCACCCGCCCAGGCTCGAGTATCTCACCCGCCTCAGAAACGTCCTCTGGGGTCTAGGGGAGGCTGGGTATAGTGTAGCTGTTGTCGTGGGGGGAGGAGGCTTGGCTAGGAGCTATATAGACGTGTTGAGGCGTGCTGGCGTTGGCGAGGCGCTTCTCGACGAGATGGGAATAGAGTCTTCAAGGCTAAACGCCTCCCTTATATCCAAGCTCCTCTACCCCCGCTCCTTCCCATACCCCCTCGCATCCCTAAGGGAGGTGATAGAGGCCCACATGTCGGGTCTCATACCTGTTTCAGGGGGATTCCAGCCGGGCCAGAGCACCAACGCCGTGGCCGCTGTAGTAGCGGAGGCGCTGGGCGCCAGTATGCTGCTGAACTGTCTAAACGGGGTGGAGGGTGTATACAGTGACGAGCCCTCCCGCCCGGGGGCTAGGCTGCTTAGGAGGCTGACTTACAGCCAGCTCGAGTCTATTATAGAGCGCGTCTCATCCCAGGAGGCTGGCTCCTACACTCTATGGGACAAGGTGGCCCTCGGAGTGGCTAGGAGGAGTGGTTTGAGGATAGCGTTTTTCGACTGCAGAGACCCGGCTAACATATGGAGGGCCCTCAAGGGCGAGATAGGGAGTATAGTTGAAGGGGGGTGA
- a CDS encoding ATP synthase subunit B, with product MALGVREYRNISEIKGPLLVVEGVSRVAYDEIVEVETASGERRRGRVLEVGMGYAVVQVFEGTTGISPTGTVVRFMGRPLEIPVTEDMLGRIMNGLGEPIDGGPKIDAEERRDVNGAPLNPAERAYPEDFIQTGVSAIDGMNTLVRGQKLPIFSGAGLPHNRLAAQIARQATVRGEEEEFAVVFSAIGIKYDDFLFFKKFFEETGALGRVAMFVNLADEPAMIRLITPRAALTLAEYLAYERDMHVLVIITDMTNYAEALREISAAREEVPGRQGYPGYLYSDLASIYERAGRVKGKKGSITQMPILTMPNDDITHPIPDLTGYITEGQIVLSRELHNRGIYPPINVLMSLSRLMKEGIGPGKTREDHAQVSNQLYASYSRGVELRSLAAVVGEESLSERDRRYLKFADLFEQRFLKQGERENRSIEETLDIAWEILSVLPEEELVNIKEETIKKYHPKYKAG from the coding sequence GTGGCTCTCGGTGTGAGGGAGTATAGGAATATATCCGAGATTAAGGGTCCCCTCCTGGTTGTTGAGGGCGTGTCTAGGGTAGCCTACGACGAGATAGTAGAGGTTGAGACGGCGTCTGGAGAGAGGAGGAGGGGGAGGGTTCTAGAGGTTGGTATGGGCTACGCCGTGGTCCAGGTTTTCGAGGGGACTACGGGTATAAGCCCGACGGGCACTGTGGTCAGGTTCATGGGTAGGCCCCTCGAGATACCTGTCACGGAGGATATGCTGGGCAGGATTATGAACGGGCTGGGCGAGCCTATAGACGGTGGCCCGAAGATAGATGCCGAGGAGAGGAGAGACGTCAACGGCGCTCCCCTAAACCCTGCTGAGAGGGCTTACCCGGAGGACTTCATCCAGACGGGTGTAAGCGCTATAGACGGTATGAACACGCTGGTTAGGGGGCAGAAGCTGCCGATATTCAGTGGCGCCGGCCTCCCCCACAACAGGCTGGCGGCCCAGATTGCCAGGCAGGCTACTGTGAGGGGTGAGGAGGAGGAGTTCGCCGTAGTTTTCTCGGCCATTGGCATCAAGTACGATGACTTCCTGTTCTTCAAAAAGTTCTTCGAAGAGACGGGTGCGCTGGGCAGGGTGGCGATGTTCGTCAACCTGGCTGACGAGCCCGCTATGATCAGGCTGATAACCCCAAGGGCCGCCCTGACGCTGGCCGAGTACCTCGCCTACGAGAGGGATATGCATGTGCTAGTCATAATAACCGATATGACCAACTACGCGGAGGCTCTGAGAGAGATAAGCGCGGCGAGGGAAGAGGTCCCCGGGAGGCAGGGTTATCCGGGCTACCTCTACAGCGACCTGGCGAGCATATACGAGAGGGCGGGCAGGGTCAAGGGCAAAAAGGGGAGCATAACCCAGATGCCCATACTGACTATGCCCAACGACGACATAACCCACCCCATACCAGACCTCACAGGCTATATAACCGAGGGCCAGATAGTGCTGAGCAGGGAGCTCCACAACAGGGGCATCTACCCGCCTATAAACGTGCTCATGAGTCTCTCCAGGCTCATGAAGGAGGGTATAGGTCCCGGAAAGACCAGGGAAGACCACGCCCAGGTAAGCAACCAGCTCTACGCCTCCTACAGCAGAGGCGTGGAGCTCAGGAGCCTGGCGGCGGTTGTCGGTGAGGAGAGCCTCAGCGAGCGTGACAGGCGCTACCTCAAGTTCGCAGACCTCTTTGAACAGAGGTTCCTGAAACAGGGTGAGAGGGAGAACAGGAGTATAGAAGAGACTCTTGACATAGCCTGGGAGATACTCTCGGTGCTTCCTGAGGAGGAGCTAGTCAACATAAAGGAGGAGACCATAAAGAAGTACCACCCCAAATACAAGGCCGGGTAG
- a CDS encoding long-chain fatty acid--CoA ligase, translating into MALPEKTPWRPGYSLTLHKIYQYALYMWSDMEIVYRTARGVERYTFGNAAKRIESLANALRALGVSGLDRVATMDWNTHWHYETYFAAPMMGAVLHPLNVRLAPNEIAYIINHAEDRVLIVHSDFLKLAEAILPHAPSVEHVIIVDAESHPDSIAGRRLHNYEDLIKEYSGSYDWPELDENRPAAMGYTSGTTGLPKGVYHSHRMIVVHALSGALALATRGRRRVTGDDTLLHIVPMFHVLAWGLPYMATLNGMKQVFPGRLDPKVLLDLIVSEKVTITAGVPTILYMLLSHPESEKYDLSGLLFVNGGQALPRGLADAARKRGIEVMVGYGMTETAPILTLAGVPKKYIDRADELSLTTGWPVPLVELMVADPETLEPVPKDGKTMGEIVVRTPWVTPEYYKDPEKTEKAWRGGWFHTGDIAVWTPEGYIQIVDRDKDIIKSGGEWISSVRLESLISQHPGVAQVAVIGARHPKWGERPVAIIVPKPGWQEKLTTEEVREWLARNFVEKGEIPKWWLPDKVVLVDDLPKTSVGKINKRSLRERFANILEQEAQQ; encoded by the coding sequence TTGGCCCTGCCTGAGAAGACCCCCTGGAGGCCTGGATACAGTCTGACCCTCCACAAGATATACCAGTACGCCCTGTACATGTGGAGCGACATGGAGATAGTATACCGTACGGCGAGAGGGGTGGAGAGATATACCTTCGGGAACGCGGCAAAGAGGATTGAGAGCCTCGCCAACGCTCTCAGAGCCCTCGGCGTGTCGGGGCTAGACAGGGTAGCCACTATGGACTGGAACACCCACTGGCACTACGAGACCTATTTCGCAGCCCCTATGATGGGGGCCGTCTTGCACCCGCTAAACGTGAGGCTAGCGCCCAACGAGATAGCCTATATTATAAACCACGCTGAGGACAGGGTTCTCATTGTCCACAGCGACTTCCTCAAGCTAGCTGAGGCCATACTCCCCCACGCGCCGAGCGTCGAGCACGTTATTATAGTCGACGCCGAGTCCCACCCCGACAGTATAGCGGGCAGGAGGCTGCACAACTACGAAGACCTCATAAAGGAGTACAGCGGCAGCTACGACTGGCCTGAGCTCGACGAGAACAGGCCAGCTGCCATGGGCTACACCAGCGGCACGACAGGGCTGCCGAAGGGTGTTTACCACAGCCACAGGATGATAGTGGTCCACGCCCTTAGCGGGGCTCTCGCCCTAGCAACACGGGGTAGGAGGAGAGTTACAGGCGATGATACACTGCTCCACATAGTGCCCATGTTCCACGTGCTCGCCTGGGGCCTACCCTACATGGCGACGCTGAACGGTATGAAGCAGGTGTTCCCAGGCAGGCTCGACCCCAAGGTCCTCCTCGACCTGATAGTGAGCGAGAAGGTGACTATCACGGCTGGCGTGCCCACTATACTCTACATGCTCCTCTCACACCCAGAGAGCGAGAAGTACGATCTCTCAGGCCTCCTCTTCGTCAACGGAGGCCAAGCCCTACCTAGGGGGCTGGCCGACGCTGCCAGGAAGAGGGGTATAGAGGTTATGGTGGGCTACGGGATGACGGAGACGGCGCCCATACTAACGCTGGCGGGCGTGCCTAAGAAGTACATTGATAGGGCCGATGAGCTATCCCTCACCACAGGCTGGCCTGTCCCCCTCGTTGAGCTGATGGTGGCCGACCCTGAAACCCTCGAGCCTGTGCCGAAGGACGGAAAGACCATGGGGGAGATAGTCGTGAGGACCCCCTGGGTCACGCCCGAGTACTACAAGGACCCGGAGAAGACGGAGAAGGCTTGGAGGGGCGGCTGGTTCCACACGGGAGACATAGCCGTCTGGACGCCCGAGGGCTACATCCAGATAGTGGACAGGGATAAGGATATTATAAAGAGCGGGGGCGAGTGGATAAGCAGCGTCAGGCTCGAGAGCCTCATAAGCCAGCACCCCGGGGTGGCGCAGGTGGCGGTGATAGGCGCCAGGCATCCGAAGTGGGGCGAGAGGCCGGTAGCAATAATAGTGCCGAAGCCGGGGTGGCAGGAGAAGCTGACGACAGAGGAGGTTAGAGAGTGGCTCGCCAGGAATTTCGTGGAGAAAGGCGAGATACCCAAGTGGTGGCTTCCAGACAAGGTTGTTCTAGTTGACGACCTGCCGAAGACTAGCGTGGGCAAGATAAACAAGAGGAGTCTGAGGGAGAGGTTCGCAAACATCCTAGAGCAGGAGGCCCAACAGTAA
- a CDS encoding V-type ATP synthase subunit D, with protein MDPRKVLPTKINLIRLRRELAMLRRIRRVMEEKREVILHYITSMAAEYVRYQREVYSELEKIYQNYYLGVAAEGIERARAFTAPAEGSLEVAVSTRTLFAVKTPVFSLKEETVPPLPLPAGSDPKLVQSILDMGNILDKLLKLAEYEETLQRLIRELKDTQRLINALDYVILPSYQNAIKFIKLVLEDRMREDFVRLKMIKRKMEVKTQ; from the coding sequence GTGGACCCGAGGAAGGTGCTGCCGACGAAGATAAACCTCATCAGGCTCCGGCGGGAGCTTGCTATGCTGAGGCGTATCAGGAGGGTTATGGAGGAGAAGAGGGAGGTAATCCTCCACTATATAACCAGCATGGCGGCAGAGTATGTGCGGTATCAGAGGGAGGTTTACAGCGAGCTTGAGAAGATATACCAGAATTATTATCTAGGCGTCGCCGCGGAGGGGATAGAGAGGGCTAGGGCATTCACAGCCCCCGCGGAGGGCAGCCTCGAGGTGGCTGTCTCGACTAGGACGCTGTTCGCGGTGAAGACCCCAGTCTTCAGCCTGAAGGAGGAGACGGTGCCCCCCTTACCCCTGCCCGCGGGCTCCGACCCCAAGCTGGTACAGTCTATCCTAGACATGGGCAACATACTCGACAAGCTTCTAAAGCTTGCGGAGTACGAGGAGACGCTCCAGCGTCTAATACGGGAGTTGAAGGATACGCAGCGGCTGATAAACGCTCTAGACTACGTCATACTACCTAGCTACCAGAACGCTATCAAGTTTATAAAGCTAGTTCTAGAGGACCGGATGAGGGAGGATTTCGTCAGGCTCAAGATGATCAAGAGGAAGATGGAGGTAAAAACACAGTAG
- a CDS encoding DNA alkylation response protein, with product MAYGLNHYLVDKPLRDTLKYFMSREPELAGLGEFVGRELYELAYRVDRMSWPVHVMWSVRGERSDTVLLDPSLRQAVDRLLYEFGVNKPPYIGGSWHEHFASINLVGDPGVACILTITMQTAYALWKYGGDSVRGYYRRLAGLERPPMLGATWFTEIQGGSDLGANATIARRGGDGVWLLTGYKYFASGAGLADIALVTARTEGAPAGAKGLSLFAVPRLRRGGGLNFSVRRLKDKSGTIAVPTGEVELQDSEAYLLGEAEKGIYYTLEDLMISRIANSAGAVGVARKAYLEAYNYANHRRAFGKRIIEHPLVRRDLLEMEVLIEESLALTHKTVDLFERSTGDRPPYSATYHYARLMTHIAKNMTAQAAARVTMLAMELFGGIGFLREYAVERWHREALITPIWEGTSNIQALDMLEAIWKKGAYKPLLEDLRALASEAYDKELASRAVATAEETIKRLASMSPSQAEFNAKYILEDLGHASSTVILENMAAVLGEERYHTVAEIVYKSLLQRKPVYNPGEERLGEIIALQ from the coding sequence ATGGCGTACGGTTTGAACCACTACCTTGTTGATAAGCCTTTGAGGGACACACTAAAATACTTCATGTCTAGAGAGCCGGAGCTTGCTGGTCTTGGCGAGTTTGTGGGCAGGGAGCTTTATGAGCTTGCTTACAGGGTAGACAGGATGAGCTGGCCTGTCCATGTCATGTGGTCTGTGAGGGGGGAGAGGAGCGACACCGTGCTCCTCGACCCTTCCCTGCGGCAGGCCGTCGATAGGCTACTATATGAGTTCGGGGTCAACAAGCCCCCCTACATTGGTGGTAGCTGGCACGAGCATTTCGCCAGTATAAACCTTGTGGGGGACCCTGGTGTCGCTTGCATACTCACAATCACAATGCAGACGGCCTATGCCCTCTGGAAGTACGGGGGGGACAGCGTGAGGGGCTACTACAGGAGGCTTGCGGGGCTTGAGAGGCCTCCCATGCTGGGTGCCACATGGTTCACCGAGATACAGGGGGGTAGCGATCTCGGTGCTAACGCCACCATTGCTAGGCGCGGGGGCGACGGCGTCTGGCTGCTCACGGGCTACAAGTACTTCGCCAGCGGCGCTGGGCTCGCCGATATCGCACTCGTGACCGCGAGGACCGAGGGGGCTCCAGCCGGTGCTAAAGGGCTCTCCCTCTTCGCAGTACCACGGCTTAGGAGGGGCGGGGGGCTCAACTTTAGCGTGAGAAGGCTTAAGGATAAGAGCGGCACCATCGCTGTGCCCACAGGGGAAGTTGAGCTTCAGGACTCGGAGGCTTATCTGCTGGGGGAGGCTGAGAAGGGGATATACTACACCCTGGAGGACCTCATGATATCTCGCATAGCAAATTCGGCCGGGGCCGTGGGCGTAGCCAGGAAGGCCTACCTGGAGGCCTACAACTATGCTAACCACAGGAGGGCTTTCGGGAAGAGGATAATAGAGCACCCCCTTGTTAGGAGGGATCTCCTGGAGATGGAGGTCCTAATAGAGGAGTCTCTAGCCCTCACACACAAGACTGTAGACCTGTTTGAGAGGTCTACGGGAGACAGGCCTCCATACAGTGCCACCTACCACTACGCGAGGCTGATGACCCACATCGCGAAGAACATGACAGCGCAGGCCGCAGCCAGGGTTACGATGCTGGCGATGGAGCTGTTCGGCGGCATAGGCTTCCTCAGGGAGTACGCTGTAGAGAGGTGGCACAGAGAGGCCCTAATAACCCCGATATGGGAGGGGACAAGCAACATCCAGGCCCTAGACATGCTGGAGGCCATCTGGAAGAAGGGTGCGTACAAGCCTCTGCTCGAGGACCTCAGAGCGCTGGCCAGCGAGGCCTACGATAAGGAGCTGGCCTCCAGGGCTGTGGCTACGGCTGAAGAGACTATAAAGAGGCTGGCCTCCATGAGCCCCAGCCAGGCAGAGTTCAACGCGAAATACATACTCGAGGACCTGGGGCACGCCTCCTCCACGGTTATACTGGAAAACATGGCCGCGGTCCTAGGTGAAGAGAGGTACCACACGGTGGCTGAGATAGTGTACAAGAGTCTGCTCCAGAGGAAACCCGTTTACAACCCTGGGGAGGAGAGGCTCGGAGAGATAATAGCGTTACAGTAG
- a CDS encoding GNAT family N-acetyltransferase, whose protein sequence is MEVGRDVVLRHAVESDEADVVDMIVRQKIFNEELSPLFKTIDDLRTEAEKYFRETLADDNSFIIVAQHGENIVGFIRVELVDRRFYKPRFKAVITDIYVKPRYRRRAVGRLLAERAAEEARRRGAGIMSALYPMTNYVAKRFYSQLGFKEFQIEVYREIR, encoded by the coding sequence TTGGAGGTCGGTAGGGATGTTGTTCTGAGGCACGCGGTGGAGAGTGACGAAGCTGATGTGGTGGACATGATTGTCAGGCAGAAGATATTCAACGAGGAGCTGAGCCCCCTCTTCAAGACTATAGACGATCTGAGGACGGAGGCCGAGAAATACTTCAGGGAGACGCTTGCAGACGATAACAGCTTCATAATAGTAGCTCAACATGGAGAGAATATTGTGGGCTTCATCAGGGTGGAGCTTGTTGACAGGAGATTCTACAAGCCGCGGTTTAAAGCGGTGATCACAGACATCTACGTGAAGCCCCGGTACAGGAGGAGAGCCGTAGGACGGCTCCTCGCGGAGCGGGCGGCGGAGGAGGCTAGAAGGAGGGGGGCGGGGATAATGTCGGCTCTATACCCAATGACAAACTACGTGGCAAAAAGGTTCTACAGCCAGCTGGGCTTCAAAGAGTTCCAGATAGAGGTGTACAGGGAGATACGGTAA